The Chryseobacterium sp. G0186 genome includes the window AACGTTCTTTTTTTCCTCAAGTTGCACTGCATCAGGATAATTTTTGATAGAAAAAGAAGCAACTCCCTCATCTGAAAGATCTGAAATAAGTTCCTTTGTTGTTGTTTTTAGAGAATTGGTTCTTAAAACCGTAGGCGCTTGTTCATTGAGAGCAATCATTTCTCTTTCCCAGTTGGCGCCCAGTTCTTTTTCAAGTGTTTCAGCCAGCCAGTCAGGAATAGAGTGTTCTATAGCCTTGGTAGGAACTGTATTTTTTTTAAGTTTAGTAAGAATATCAGCAATCTTAATTCCGTCAAATTCTTCAAACTTTTTATAGTTAGTCTTACTCCAAAGAAGGTAAGCTATGATAAGTTTATAAATGTTGTTAGGCTTTACCCCTTCCCCCATATAATACTCAAGACGCTTTTTCCAACGGATAATATTGTAGAAAATCTCAGAAACAACGGCTCTGTCCTGGCTTCCCCATTTTCTGTTTGCCTTCAAAAGTCTTTCAATAACTTTATCTGCATATTTGTTTTTTTCAAAAAATGTTTCCTGTAAGGCATCGTGAATCCCGATCGCCAAGTTTCTGTGAATAAGTTCCATAAATTTGCTTCGCTGTTTGAATCTGCAAAAATACGACTTTTAATTGAGAGTTTGAGTTTGAGTCGGAGAGTTTGAGTGCTGCAGGGTTTTAGGGTGAGAGAAAACTCAGTGGTGAATGGTTAATTCGCTCTGTTTATTAATTTTTCTAGATAATAATTACTTACTGTTCTCAGGCGACTCAAAATCTGGTATTGATAATTTGCCTCTTGACTTCAACATCCAAAAAACTCTACCTTTGCAAAAAATTAAAAATATGAGTGATACAGTACTTTGTCCGAAATGTAGTTCCGAGTTTACCTATCCAAGCGATAACATGTTGGTGTGTTCTCAGTGTTTCTACGAATGGAATCCTGAGGAAGCAGCATCAGAAGCAGCCAATGAGGGTAAGATATTGGACTCTAACGGAAATGAACTTCAGGATGGCGATTCTGTAGTGGTAGTGAAAGATCTTCCTGTAAAAGGAGCACCAAAGCCGGTAAAAGCGGGTACTAAAGTGAAAAATATTCGTTTAAGACCTGGAAGTGATCATAATATCGACTGTAAGATTGATGGTTTCGGAGCAATGGCTTTAAAGTCAGAATTTGTGAAGAAAGCATAAAAGTAAATAATTTTTAAAGAGTAGTCTTTGCATTGAACGGTGAAGAATAATCAATAAAAAAAGGAAAAAATTGGACAGTGTAATCTTTCAATAGACTTAATTGCAAGACTGCTAATGTCCGTCTAGGAGGCAGAAAGAGAATTAACCAAGAATTTCCTTAAGCTGTAGAATACAAATGTAAGAAAAAGTTTTGCAACTGAATCTTATATTTGTATTTTTTTTATTCAAAAGTTGTTAGTAAGTATAAGGAAATGTATGAGTTAAGTGTTTTTCGAAAAGGTGGGTGAAGCTATTGGAACTGTGGTAGAAAAGCATTGAGCAACCAATCAAAAATAGCCGAATTCGTTAATACGGAAGTGTTTTTTTGATTCAGAAGTACAGAAAAAAGATGAATTTAAAACGTAATTTATCTTTCAAACCGAGAACGGCTTAGTCTCAATTGTTTTTATTTATTTGCTTTACTTTTTTCGCCTTAAACAAAAGAAACAGTGACTGGTCCATCCAATTTATCATCCGTAAAAACCACCAGTTCTTTATTTTTTACTTTAATTTTATTCCAATAATAGTTTCCTGCAAATCTGCTTTCCAGCACTTCAGCCTCAAAACCTGTTTCAGACACTCTTATTTCCTTTGGATAATAGGAAAATTTTGAAAGACCAAACTCTGTAGCTTCAGCATCATTGAAGATATTTACTTCACCAAATAATTTGGCAACATAAGAATTGTAAGGATTTCGGTAGGTGTTTTCAGGACTTTCATTTTGAATAAGTCTTCCTTCCTGAAGAATGACAATTTGGTCTAGCCATGGCATGATATCCTGAAGTTCGTGGGTAGAAATGATCAGAGAGATACGATGTTGCTTTACATATCTGAAAAGCCTTTCCCGCAGCTCAATTTTTCTGGGAAAATCAAGGTTACTGAATGGTTCGTCTAAAATAAGAAGTTTTGGTAATACAGAAAGCGCTCTGGCAATGGCTACTCTTTGTTGTTGGCCACCGCTCAGATACTTAGGGAGTACATTGGCAAACTCCTGAAGGCCTACCACTTCAAGAAGCTCCATAACGGTTTCTCTTTTTTTAGCTAAATTGATATTTGAAATAAACTTTCCTACATTTTCAGCAACAGTAGCATAAGGCATCAGATCGAAATTCTGGGCTACAAACTTCATTTCTGCTTCACCGGGAACAAGATTTCCTTTTGGACCCAAAAGCCTGGTTTCATCAAAAATTATTTCTCCGTTTTCCCAGTCAAGAAGCCCGTAGATCAAACTGAGAAGGGTAGATTTTCCGCATCCGCTTTCTCCTGCCAGGGCAATGATTTTATTGGCTTCAAATCTTAAATTAAGGTTTTGAAACAGGGGTTTGTCCTTGGTGTGAGAGAAAAATAAATTGTTTATTTCTAATAGCATATTACAAATGTAAGGTTTTTATGAAAACACAATTTTTTTTATTATATTAGCGGAAGTAATAAAAATAAATCAAAAATGAGAAAAAAACTGTTTTCGTTAGCTATTCCTGCTTTATTTATTGCTGCTGTAATGGTTTCTTGTAAAAAAGATAAACCGCTTAGTAGTGAAAGTAATGAGGTGACGACTACCAAAGAGGGTAGCCAGTACACTTTGGATACACTAAACAGTAAGGTTGAATGGAAAGGATATAAAGTATTCAAATCTGAGAATACGAGCCATTTTGGAAATATCAAATTCGAAAGTGGAGATGTTACGGTGAAAGATGGAAAACTTGAAAGCGGTAAATTTGTTGCTGATATGAATTCCTTAACTTCTGTAGACCTAAAAGACAGTCCGGAAGATATGGGGAAACTAAACGGTCACCTGAAAAGTGGTGATTTCTTCGAAGTTGAAAAATTTCCAACAGCTTCTTATGAAATTACAAAGGTAACTCCTGCTACTGAAGGTGATTATAATACTCTTTTGGATGGTAATTTAACAATTAAAGGAATTACAAAACCAGTTCAGTTTAAGGCCAATGTTTCTGTGAAAGAAGGAGAGGTGAGTGTAGCTACTGAGCCGAAAGACATCAAAAGAGAAGAGTTTGGAGTAAAGTTCCAGGCTCCTGCTGAAAACGGGGTGATTAAAGATGAGGTTACGCTTCAGATCAACGTTAAGGCTTTAGAAAAGAAATAATTTTTTTATTTAAGTGAAATAAGTGATTGAAGTCTGCCTCCCGAAAAAGAGGCAGATTTTTTTATGACGGACTTATTATTAAACTTAAAAGTCGTATTTTTGCAAAACATTTTGAAAGGGTAAAATAATGATAGAAAAGATAGAAGAACTACTGATCGAAGTAAACAGCTTCAATACTGCATCTAAAGAGGAGATTGAAAATTTCCGAATCAAGTATAATGGTAAGAAAGGTGTTCTAAATGATTTTTACGAAACATTAAAAGAAGTTCCTAACGACCAGAAGAAAGAATTCGGACAAAAGATTAATTCTTTGAAACAGGCTGTTGCAGGAAAATTAGAAGATTTAAAAAATACTTCTGAGTCGTCTATTGTTGTGGAAAAAGAAGATCTTACACGACCTGCCTTTCCATTGGAACTAGGATCAAGACATCCGATCAACCTGGTTAAAAACAGAATTATTGAAATCTTCAAATCCATAGGTTTTGCAGTAGCAGACGGACCTGAAATTGAAGATGACTGGCATAATTTTACAGCATTGAATCTTCCGGAATACCACCCGGCAAGAGATATGCAGGATACTTTCTTTATTGAGCAGAATCCGGATATCCTTTTGAGAACGCACACTTCTTCTGTACAGACCCGTTATATGGAAGAAAACCAACCGCCAATCAGAATTTTATCTCCGGGAAGAGTTTTCAGAAATGAAGCCATCTCTTCACGTTCGCACTGTATTTTCCATCAGATTGAGGGATTATATATTGATGAGAATGTAAGTTTTGCAGATTTAAAGCAAACGATCCAGTTCTTTACAACAGAGCTTTTCGGAAAGTCCAAGATCAGAATGAGACCTTCTTATTTCCCGTTCACTGAGCCAAGTGCTGAGATTGATGTATACTGGGGATTAAATTCTGAAACAGACTATAGAATTACAAAAGGAACAGGCTGGCTGGAAATAATGGGATGTGGAATGGTAGATCCTGCTGTTTTGAAGAACGTAAATATTGACTCTGAGAAATATTCAGGATATGCATTCGGAATGGGTATTGAAAGAATTACAATGCTTCTTTACCAAATGAGTGACATCAGAATGTTCTTTGAAAATGATATAAGAACCTTGGAGCAATTCAAGACTTTATAATAAAAATAAACCTCCGGAGCTCCGGAGGTTTTTGTTTTTAATTACTGACCTAAGAAACAAAACGTAATTAAAAACTGAGATTTATTGAAAAATTTACACGTGTCCGTTTCTTACGCCGATACTTTGAGTACACAAGGTCCTCATTAAAGTATTTGCATGCTGCAGTCTTCTTGCTGCTCTATAATAAAGACAATTATAACTCTGTAAATATTACAAGGTGATTTTATTTTTTATATAAACTAAATATTTTATAGATTAATTTAAAGGGTAAAAACTTTTTGTATTCAAAATAAAAAATGCCTGTAAAGAATTACAGACATTGATCAATAAAATATTGTTATATACGCTTATTTGGTAAACTTTAAAGGATATTTTACATTTTTATAATCATCGATACTTGCCTTTAATGAGCCTACAGCCAATTCAGCTTTTAAAAGCAGAGGGATATGGTTGGCATCATTGGAAACCCACATGGTTACTCCTTCTTTTTCTTTAAATACTCTGCCGCTTTTTACAGACGGAATAATTTTTAAAGAGTTGATTGTTCCGAATTTTGTTTTCAGATTTTCTGTTCCGGTTACCTTTAGCTGAAAAGGAAACATTTCGTCATCAATCCATACATTCATATTGATAATGGTTCCTACTTTCAATTCGTCAGAACTTTTGCTTCGCAGATAATAGAAGCAGGAAAGCATGTCCTGAACTCCTTTTACAGATTTTATAACCTTGGATCCATTGGCAGGTGTTTTCTTATCTGTTAAAATCAATGTATTATTATCATGATTAAAAGCGGTCTCAAGATGCTGACGATAGCTTCCCTCACGAACATTTCTTACATAGAAACTTGGTAAACCAGTGTTTGTATTGATGAAACTTTCATACAGGTCTTCTACTTTGAAGAAAGCTTTTACGGCACCGGTAGTTTGCCCTGTGCCTTTTACGTATAGGTGAGGTACCCCTTTGTAGGTTGTCTTTTTAGTGGTAAGATTGGCGGTTCCGGCGTTCAGGAAGCCATAATGAATCCTGAGAGTGATAGATTCGCCGTCTGCGATGTTATCAATCTGGGCCGAGCCTAAAAAGAATATAAGTACTGCAAAAAGGTTTAGAATTTTCTTCATAATAAGACATTTACAAAAACATTGCCAAATTTAAGATCTTAAATGATAGATATTTGACAAATCTCAGGTTTTTATTTAGAATCAATTAAATATGCTTCGCATTAAAATTAGTAAATTTGCAGTTACATGTATAATTAAATTATCTAAATTATGATAACCACTGATATATTGATCATAGGGGCAGGTCCTACAGGACTTTTTGCAGTTTTTGAAGCTGGTCTTTTAAAAATGAAGTGTCACATTATTGATGCACTTCCACAGCCGGGAGGGCAATTGGCTGAACTTTATCCTAAAAAGCCTATTTTCGATATTCCAGGGTATCCTTCAGTGAATGCTGGGGAATTAGTGGATAATTTGATGGAGCAGATCAAGCAGTTCCAACCTGGGTTTACTTTAGGAGAAACTGCGGTTTCTTATACAAAGG containing:
- a CDS encoding zinc ribbon domain-containing protein YjdM; the encoded protein is MSDTVLCPKCSSEFTYPSDNMLVCSQCFYEWNPEEAASEAANEGKILDSNGNELQDGDSVVVVKDLPVKGAPKPVKAGTKVKNIRLRPGSDHNIDCKIDGFGAMALKSEFVKKA
- a CDS encoding sulfate/molybdate ABC transporter ATP-binding protein, which produces MLLEINNLFFSHTKDKPLFQNLNLRFEANKIIALAGESGCGKSTLLSLIYGLLDWENGEIIFDETRLLGPKGNLVPGEAEMKFVAQNFDLMPYATVAENVGKFISNINLAKKRETVMELLEVVGLQEFANVLPKYLSGGQQQRVAIARALSVLPKLLILDEPFSNLDFPRKIELRERLFRYVKQHRISLIISTHELQDIMPWLDQIVILQEGRLIQNESPENTYRNPYNSYVAKLFGEVNIFNDAEATEFGLSKFSYYPKEIRVSETGFEAEVLESRFAGNYYWNKIKVKNKELVVFTDDKLDGPVTVSFV
- a CDS encoding YceI family protein is translated as MRKKLFSLAIPALFIAAVMVSCKKDKPLSSESNEVTTTKEGSQYTLDTLNSKVEWKGYKVFKSENTSHFGNIKFESGDVTVKDGKLESGKFVADMNSLTSVDLKDSPEDMGKLNGHLKSGDFFEVEKFPTASYEITKVTPATEGDYNTLLDGNLTIKGITKPVQFKANVSVKEGEVSVATEPKDIKREEFGVKFQAPAENGVIKDEVTLQINVKALEKK
- the pheS gene encoding phenylalanine--tRNA ligase subunit alpha, with translation MIEKIEELLIEVNSFNTASKEEIENFRIKYNGKKGVLNDFYETLKEVPNDQKKEFGQKINSLKQAVAGKLEDLKNTSESSIVVEKEDLTRPAFPLELGSRHPINLVKNRIIEIFKSIGFAVADGPEIEDDWHNFTALNLPEYHPARDMQDTFFIEQNPDILLRTHTSSVQTRYMEENQPPIRILSPGRVFRNEAISSRSHCIFHQIEGLYIDENVSFADLKQTIQFFTTELFGKSKIRMRPSYFPFTEPSAEIDVYWGLNSETDYRITKGTGWLEIMGCGMVDPAVLKNVNIDSEKYSGYAFGMGIERITMLLYQMSDIRMFFENDIRTLEQFKTL
- a CDS encoding DUF3108 domain-containing protein, which translates into the protein MKKILNLFAVLIFFLGSAQIDNIADGESITLRIHYGFLNAGTANLTTKKTTYKGVPHLYVKGTGQTTGAVKAFFKVEDLYESFINTNTGLPSFYVRNVREGSYRQHLETAFNHDNNTLILTDKKTPANGSKVIKSVKGVQDMLSCFYYLRSKSSDELKVGTIINMNVWIDDEMFPFQLKVTGTENLKTKFGTINSLKIIPSVKSGRVFKEKEGVTMWVSNDANHIPLLLKAELAVGSLKASIDDYKNVKYPLKFTK